In Synechococcus sp. A18-25c, a single window of DNA contains:
- a CDS encoding HAMP domain-containing sensor histidine kinase yields the protein MKQSSRWRSRLTGSMLGQLQLATYAAVLLGFTGATTTGLWLSERNQKRLGEAELLAAANALTRSWSSEDLGDVATMQAMLKHHSSRRTHLWLEQSNGMLITPPQGDTPIPVELLPAAMAANPQRRSGQVDVITVNGREYLTLLTRHVTDGPWLWSSTEITSVGTAQSEYLAWMIVIWGGSLGASLLLVSVLVKRITRPLQELSARSAELTADALNHAGLPVPKGPAELTQLTLTYNALTQRLAQSWSQQRQFVSAVSHELQTPLTLVSGSIRRVIRKAPNLEPPLAQRLRDAEDETRGMQQLLNDLLDLSRSDSGRLQVKQEPVALRPLLDTVVRVQAQTLDRTIQLELPTHNNDASEPSERALGDEARLHQVLLNLIQNAHKYSPPELPIQLRLLKHHHAVILEVEDLGIGIPHADQAQIFDRFHRGSNTAGQTGSGIGLSVVQLLVNAMGGSISVASEPGMGSCFRIQLQEAP from the coding sequence ATGAAGCAGTCCAGCCGGTGGCGCTCACGTTTGACGGGCTCCATGCTCGGCCAATTGCAGCTTGCGACTTATGCCGCCGTGCTGCTGGGGTTCACGGGTGCCACCACCACCGGGTTGTGGTTGAGCGAACGCAACCAAAAGCGACTGGGGGAGGCCGAATTGCTGGCAGCAGCGAATGCCCTAACGCGCTCGTGGTCATCCGAGGACCTGGGCGATGTCGCCACGATGCAGGCCATGCTCAAGCATCACTCCAGCCGGCGAACCCATCTCTGGCTGGAGCAATCCAACGGCATGTTGATCACGCCGCCTCAGGGAGACACCCCCATCCCCGTGGAACTGTTGCCGGCCGCCATGGCCGCGAACCCACAGCGCCGCAGCGGCCAGGTGGACGTGATCACCGTGAATGGGCGCGAATACCTCACCCTGCTCACGCGGCACGTGACCGACGGGCCCTGGCTCTGGAGCAGCACCGAAATCACCAGTGTGGGCACGGCCCAGAGCGAATATCTGGCCTGGATGATCGTGATCTGGGGCGGATCCTTAGGGGCCTCCTTGCTGCTAGTGAGCGTTTTGGTGAAGCGGATCACGCGCCCCCTTCAGGAGCTCAGCGCTCGCAGTGCAGAGCTGACCGCCGATGCACTCAACCATGCTGGTCTGCCGGTTCCCAAGGGCCCTGCGGAACTCACCCAGCTCACCCTGACCTACAACGCGCTGACGCAACGACTGGCGCAGTCATGGAGCCAGCAACGCCAGTTCGTCAGTGCCGTAAGCCACGAATTGCAAACCCCACTGACCCTGGTGTCGGGCTCCATCAGGCGGGTGATACGCAAGGCGCCGAACCTGGAGCCACCACTGGCCCAACGGCTCCGGGATGCGGAGGACGAGACCCGCGGCATGCAGCAGCTGCTCAACGACCTACTGGATCTCTCCCGCAGTGATTCAGGACGCTTGCAGGTGAAACAGGAGCCGGTGGCCCTGCGGCCTTTGCTGGACACGGTGGTACGCGTCCAGGCCCAGACCCTGGATCGCACGATTCAACTCGAGCTACCGACTCACAACAACGATGCATCCGAGCCGTCGGAACGCGCCTTAGGGGATGAGGCTCGACTGCATCAGGTGCTGCTCAATCTGATTCAGAACGCGCACAAATATTCCCCACCCGAACTGCCCATCCAGTTGCGCCTGCTGAAGCACCACCACGCCGTCATTCTTGAGGTAGAAGACCTCGGCATCGGCATTCCGCACGCGGATCAAGCGCAGATCTTCGATCGCTTCCACCGCGGGTCGAACACGGCTGGCCAGACTGGAAGCGGCATCGGATTGTCCGTGGTGCAACTGCTGGTGAACGCCATGGGTGGCAGCATTTCAGTGGCAAGCGAGCCAGGCATGGGCAGCTGCTTCCGGATCCAACTGCAGGAGGCACCGTGA
- a CDS encoding DUF2862 domain-containing protein: protein MLGSLIKRFTGSEPLPTPQLDSIEVGSKVRVTRVRDRIPQGMVDLLKTDAFGTVTEFRTVDGKGIGVVVELSDGSSSWFFEDEIVAA from the coding sequence ATGCTGGGAAGTCTGATCAAGCGGTTCACCGGATCGGAGCCTCTGCCGACCCCACAGCTCGACTCCATCGAGGTGGGCAGCAAGGTCCGTGTCACCCGCGTGCGTGACCGGATTCCCCAGGGCATGGTTGACCTGCTGAAGACTGATGCCTTCGGCACCGTGACCGAATTCCGCACAGTTGACGGCAAAGGGATCGGCGTCGTCGTCGAGCTCAGCGACGGCTCCAGCTCCTGGTTTTTCGAAGACGAAATCGTCGCAGCCTGA
- the chlG gene encoding chlorophyll synthase ChlG — MSDARQLLGMKGASGTTNLWKLRLQLMKPVTWIPLIWGVVCGAAASGHYEWRLDHVLAAVACMVMSGPLLAGYTQTINDYYDREIDAINEPYRPIPSGAIPLGQVKLQIWALLLAGLAVAWGLDVWAQHTTPVLFLLALGGSFVSYIYSAPPLKLKQNGWLGNYALGASYIALPWWAGQALFGQLTWTTAILTLAYSLAGLGIAVVNDFKSVEGDRELGLQSLPVAFGIQRASWISAGMIDLFQLLMVAVLIAIGQHFAAVLLVLLIVPQITFQDIWLLRDPVAYDVKYQASAQPFLVLGMLVTALAVGHSPLTQGM, encoded by the coding sequence GTGAGTGACGCGCGTCAGCTGCTCGGCATGAAGGGTGCCAGCGGCACCACCAATCTTTGGAAGCTGCGCTTGCAGCTGATGAAACCGGTCACCTGGATTCCTCTGATCTGGGGCGTGGTGTGTGGAGCAGCGGCGAGTGGGCATTACGAATGGCGCCTCGACCACGTCTTGGCTGCGGTGGCCTGCATGGTGATGAGTGGTCCCCTGTTGGCCGGCTACACGCAAACCATCAACGACTATTACGACCGCGAGATCGACGCGATCAACGAGCCCTACCGACCAATTCCGTCCGGAGCGATTCCCCTCGGTCAGGTCAAATTGCAGATCTGGGCTCTGCTACTGGCTGGCCTAGCTGTGGCCTGGGGCCTTGATGTTTGGGCACAGCACACCACGCCGGTGCTGTTCTTGCTGGCTCTCGGCGGTTCGTTTGTGAGCTACATCTACTCAGCTCCGCCGCTCAAGCTCAAGCAGAACGGATGGCTGGGTAACTACGCCCTCGGAGCGAGCTACATCGCACTTCCCTGGTGGGCCGGACAAGCGTTGTTCGGTCAACTCACCTGGACGACAGCGATCCTCACGCTTGCTTACAGCTTGGCGGGTCTCGGCATCGCGGTTGTCAATGACTTCAAAAGCGTTGAGGGTGACCGTGAACTGGGCCTGCAGTCGCTTCCTGTTGCATTCGGAATTCAGCGCGCAAGCTGGATCAGCGCTGGAATGATCGACCTTTTTCAGCTGTTGATGGTTGCGGTGCTGATCGCCATCGGTCAGCATTTCGCTGCCGTTCTTCTCGTGCTGCTGATTGTGCCCCAGATCACCTTTCAGGACATCTGGCTGCTGCGTGATCCCGTGGCCTACGACGTGAAATACCAGGCCAGTGCACAACCTTTCCTGGTGCTCGGCATGCTCGTCACCGCATTGGCGGTTGGGCACAGCCCTCTCACACAAGGCATGTGA
- a CDS encoding ABC transporter permease: MARWGLVIVAIYVLVAVITPLMLSAGWLPDPNAGLDNPIYAAPSPQHWCGTDRLGRDVCVRTLQGSGVALQVVLLAVAFALMIGVPLGMVSGYLGGVVDRVLVLLMDTLYTLPVLLLSVVLAFLLGRGIPNAAAALCVVYIPQYFRVVRNQTAQVKAELFVEAARTLGAGPVWILRRYLLRNVITSVPVLLTLNAADAVLVLGGLGFLGLGLPETVPEWGSDLNLALAAVPTGIWWTALYPGLAMFVLVLGLSFLGEGLEAWVSSTGRDAAK, from the coding sequence ATGGCGCGCTGGGGTTTGGTGATCGTGGCGATCTATGTCCTCGTGGCTGTCATCACCCCCCTCATGCTGTCGGCCGGTTGGCTGCCGGATCCCAATGCCGGCCTCGACAACCCCATCTACGCCGCACCATCGCCCCAGCACTGGTGCGGCACCGATCGACTCGGACGTGATGTGTGTGTGCGCACGCTTCAGGGCAGTGGCGTCGCCCTGCAGGTGGTGCTGCTGGCGGTGGCGTTTGCCTTGATGATCGGTGTGCCCTTGGGGATGGTGAGCGGCTATCTCGGCGGCGTGGTGGACCGGGTTCTGGTGCTGTTGATGGACACCCTTTACACCTTGCCGGTGCTGTTGCTGTCGGTGGTGCTGGCTTTTTTGCTGGGCCGCGGCATCCCCAATGCGGCTGCAGCGCTGTGTGTGGTGTATATCCCGCAGTACTTCCGTGTGGTGCGCAACCAGACCGCCCAGGTGAAAGCGGAGTTGTTCGTTGAAGCAGCACGCACCCTTGGGGCTGGACCGGTTTGGATCTTGCGCCGTTATCTGCTGCGCAATGTGATCACCTCGGTTCCGGTGTTGCTCACCCTCAATGCCGCCGATGCGGTGCTGGTGCTGGGAGGCCTTGGTTTCCTTGGTCTGGGATTGCCTGAAACGGTTCCGGAATGGGGCAGTGACCTCAACCTGGCGCTGGCAGCCGTGCCCACCGGAATCTGGTGGACAGCCCTCTATCCCGGCTTGGCGATGTTCGTTTTGGTGCTGGGTCTGTCGTTCCTGGGTGAGGGTCTGGAAGCTTGGGTTAGCAGCACCGGCCGAGACGCTGCAAAATAA
- a CDS encoding 16S rRNA (cytosine(967)-C(5))-methyltransferase, translated as MSESPSRSDAPGLASRRLAWDVLEAVAAGAYADVALERALRHRPLGVADRGLATELAYGAIRWRQWLDAWIDKLGKVPARKQPPRLRWLLHIGLYQLLRMERIPAAAAVNTSVELAKTTKLARLAPVVNGLLRAALRAHEAGAGLPVPETPADRLAQDQSLPRWFSRELLQWCGPEQAQQVARACNQVPPLDLRVNRLRSTPEQVSASLAANGIATAAIEGCSHGLRVLQPSGDLRQWPGYDMGHWCVQDRAAQWVAPLLAALPGQRVLDACAAPGGKATHLAELMGDHGEIWAVDRSPGRLQRVAANAARLGCSSIHALAADAASLLKERPQWEGMFERILLDAPCSGLGTLSRHPDARWRVTAESVAELLPLQAGLLDGLLPLLAPGGRFVYATCTIHPDENTRQIHGWLQRHPELSLESEQQRWPDPSGGDGFYAAVITAPVGA; from the coding sequence GTGAGTGAGTCGCCGTCTCGATCTGATGCTCCCGGCCTCGCCTCCAGGCGTTTGGCTTGGGACGTTCTGGAGGCTGTGGCCGCTGGGGCCTATGCCGATGTGGCGCTCGAGCGTGCCTTGCGGCATCGTCCGCTTGGTGTTGCGGACCGCGGTCTGGCCACCGAACTGGCCTACGGCGCCATTCGTTGGCGTCAGTGGCTGGATGCCTGGATTGACAAGCTCGGCAAAGTGCCGGCTCGTAAGCAGCCCCCACGGCTGCGTTGGTTGCTCCACATCGGCCTTTATCAGCTGCTGCGGATGGAGCGCATCCCAGCGGCTGCTGCGGTGAACACCAGCGTGGAATTGGCCAAGACCACCAAGCTGGCGCGCCTTGCGCCGGTGGTGAATGGGCTGCTTCGGGCAGCACTGCGAGCCCATGAGGCTGGTGCGGGCCTGCCGGTGCCGGAGACACCAGCGGATCGTCTAGCTCAAGACCAATCACTGCCCCGGTGGTTCAGTCGAGAGCTGCTGCAGTGGTGCGGCCCTGAGCAGGCGCAGCAGGTGGCGCGGGCCTGCAATCAAGTGCCTCCGCTCGATCTGCGGGTCAATCGTCTGCGTTCCACTCCTGAGCAGGTGTCGGCCTCGCTGGCCGCAAACGGCATCGCTACGGCGGCGATTGAAGGCTGTTCCCATGGACTGCGGGTGTTACAGCCCTCCGGCGATCTGCGTCAATGGCCTGGCTACGACATGGGGCACTGGTGTGTTCAGGATCGGGCGGCGCAGTGGGTGGCACCACTTCTGGCTGCACTGCCCGGGCAGCGGGTGCTGGACGCTTGTGCTGCTCCAGGTGGTAAGGCCACACACCTGGCTGAGTTGATGGGTGATCACGGTGAAATCTGGGCCGTGGATCGCTCTCCTGGTCGCCTGCAGCGGGTGGCCGCCAATGCGGCTCGCCTTGGTTGCAGCAGCATCCACGCCCTCGCGGCGGACGCTGCGTCGCTCCTCAAGGAGCGCCCGCAATGGGAAGGCATGTTCGAGCGCATCCTGCTGGATGCTCCCTGTTCTGGATTGGGCACGCTGTCCCGTCATCCCGATGCGCGCTGGCGTGTCACGGCCGAATCGGTGGCGGAGTTGCTGCCCTTGCAAGCAGGGTTGCTGGATGGCTTGTTGCCCTTGCTCGCTCCCGGTGGACGTTTTGTTTACGCCACCTGCACCATTCACCCGGATGAAAATACCCGGCAGATTCACGGTTGGTTGCAGCGCCATCCTGAGCTCAGCCTCGAGTCCGAGCAGCAACGCTGGCCGGATCCCTCAGGCGGTGATGGCTTTTACGCTGCAGTCATCACTGCACCGGTAGGGGCCTGA
- a CDS encoding glycine zipper 2TM domain-containing protein has translation MKRIVFASFATALSVTAGLPATATPRWANVQPMQVDDYDQSYGRNRQTLLVTPNADTNSCLEGSVIGGLLGAGLGAALSRGDGRWIGVPVGGAAGALIGCQVDGG, from the coding sequence ATGAAACGGATTGTCTTCGCCAGCTTTGCGACAGCACTGTCAGTGACAGCGGGCCTTCCTGCCACCGCGACGCCGCGCTGGGCCAACGTGCAACCAATGCAGGTGGATGACTACGACCAGAGCTACGGTCGAAATCGACAGACGTTGCTTGTGACTCCCAATGCAGACACCAACAGCTGTCTGGAGGGAAGCGTGATCGGCGGCTTGCTGGGAGCTGGCCTGGGTGCGGCACTCTCCCGGGGCGATGGCCGGTGGATCGGCGTCCCCGTGGGTGGTGCAGCCGGTGCCCTGATCGGTTGTCAGGTGGATGGCGGCTGA
- a CDS encoding transglycosylase domain-containing protein — MNRTRLHWLLIGGSAVVIGSGVALAQAAVVRAVDATLPDARAVSRFSRPGTITLLASNGAVIQKLGPATREKIEPGQMPLLVKQAFIAAEDRRFYDHNGVDLWGIGRALVRNVRQGAVREGASTITQQLARTVFLSQDRTLTRKLKEAALAFKLERQLSKEQILEQYLNYVYLGSSAYGLSDAAWVYFSKTPDQLNLQEAALIAGLPPAPSVYSPLVNPELALERRGIVLDRMQKAGFITKDERDQAKNSPLDLKPAIPKYFNSAAPFFTSWVAQQLPQLLTPEQLEVGGLKIRTSLNLDWQKKAQEVVRQYAPFNTEGAIVSIEPGTGLVRVMVGGKSFSSSQFNRATQALRSPGSTFKLFPYTAAIAAGVKPDDTFMDAPRCWSGYCPKNFGNKYFGKISLAEALKNSLNTVAVQLQDKVGFDAIIATANQLGIGNQRPLGKYYPMAIGAYEQTVLDMTTAYAAVANRGVYIKPMALEEIRGPEGNVLWSRRVDGEKGRRAIDSDVADAMNWMLQRVVTGGTGVAARLDDRPVAGKTGTSEGARDLWFIGSIPQLTTAVWFGYDNNAETKSTSGEAAWAWKQFMNEVKGSYAIQNFPPKPVLTRSFEDRRRQGSQRVADGEQDGEETDTDPDVFSSGEEPPEGTTPPRYVAPAGGPPVDEFFRPLPVQ, encoded by the coding sequence GTGAATCGAACCCGTCTTCACTGGTTGCTGATCGGCGGCTCTGCCGTCGTTATCGGCAGTGGTGTGGCCTTGGCGCAAGCGGCTGTGGTGCGAGCTGTGGATGCCACCTTGCCTGATGCCCGTGCCGTCAGCCGTTTCAGCCGACCCGGCACCATCACGCTGCTCGCCAGCAATGGCGCTGTGATCCAGAAGCTGGGACCGGCGACACGCGAAAAAATCGAACCCGGCCAGATGCCGCTGCTCGTGAAGCAGGCCTTCATCGCAGCGGAGGATCGACGCTTTTATGACCATAACGGTGTTGATCTCTGGGGCATCGGGCGCGCCCTGGTGAGAAATGTCCGTCAGGGTGCCGTGCGTGAGGGCGCTAGCACGATCACCCAGCAGCTGGCCCGCACGGTGTTTCTCAGCCAAGACCGCACTCTCACCCGCAAGCTCAAGGAGGCGGCGCTGGCCTTCAAGCTCGAACGCCAGTTGAGCAAGGAGCAGATCCTCGAGCAATACCTCAACTACGTGTATCTCGGCTCAAGCGCCTACGGCCTGTCCGATGCCGCGTGGGTGTACTTCTCCAAGACCCCCGACCAACTCAACTTGCAGGAGGCCGCCCTGATCGCCGGTTTGCCTCCAGCTCCCTCGGTGTATTCACCCCTGGTCAACCCTGAATTAGCCCTTGAGCGGCGGGGAATCGTGCTCGATCGGATGCAAAAGGCCGGTTTCATCACCAAGGACGAGAGAGATCAAGCCAAAAACAGCCCTCTGGATCTCAAACCGGCAATCCCCAAATACTTCAACAGCGCAGCCCCCTTCTTCACCAGTTGGGTGGCGCAACAGTTACCGCAGCTGCTGACACCCGAACAACTCGAGGTGGGTGGACTGAAAATCCGCACCAGTCTCAACCTCGATTGGCAGAAGAAAGCGCAGGAGGTCGTGCGCCAATACGCCCCGTTCAACACCGAAGGCGCGATCGTGTCGATCGAACCAGGCACCGGTCTGGTGCGGGTGATGGTGGGCGGAAAGAGCTTCAGCAGCAGTCAATTCAACCGTGCCACCCAGGCGCTGCGCTCTCCAGGTTCCACCTTCAAGCTCTTTCCTTATACCGCTGCTATCGCGGCCGGCGTGAAGCCAGATGACACCTTCATGGATGCCCCCCGCTGCTGGTCGGGCTACTGCCCCAAGAATTTCGGCAACAAATACTTCGGCAAGATCTCATTGGCTGAAGCACTCAAGAATTCCTTGAACACAGTGGCGGTTCAGCTCCAAGACAAGGTGGGCTTCGACGCCATCATCGCCACGGCCAATCAGCTGGGAATCGGCAATCAGCGTCCCCTCGGCAAGTACTACCCGATGGCGATCGGGGCCTACGAGCAGACCGTTCTGGACATGACCACCGCCTATGCCGCGGTCGCCAATCGGGGCGTCTACATCAAACCGATGGCACTGGAGGAAATCCGCGGACCAGAAGGCAATGTGCTGTGGAGTCGACGCGTGGATGGAGAGAAAGGCCGTCGAGCCATAGACAGTGACGTTGCGGATGCCATGAATTGGATGCTGCAGCGCGTGGTGACAGGCGGAACAGGTGTTGCAGCACGGCTGGATGACCGCCCCGTGGCTGGCAAAACAGGCACCTCGGAAGGGGCGCGTGACCTCTGGTTCATCGGATCCATTCCGCAGCTCACCACGGCCGTGTGGTTCGGCTACGACAACAATGCTGAGACCAAAAGCACAAGCGGAGAAGCAGCCTGGGCCTGGAAACAATTCATGAATGAGGTGAAGGGCAGCTACGCCATTCAGAACTTCCCACCCAAACCAGTGCTCACCCGCAGCTTCGAAGACCGGCGCCGTCAAGGGAGCCAACGCGTCGCCGATGGCGAGCAGGATGGCGAGGAGACCGACACCGATCCCGATGTGTTCAGCAGCGGCGAGGAGCCGCCCGAGGGCACAACCCCCCCGCGTTATGTGGCTCCAGCTGGCGGGCCTCCGGTGGACGAATTCTTCAGGCCCCTACCGGTGCAGTGA
- the trmH gene encoding tRNA (guanosine(18)-2'-O)-methyltransferase TrmH — MPLLPRRFERLRSVLNQRMADLTVLVEHVEKPHNLSAILRSCDAVGVLEAHAVSFSGRPRTFNSTAQGSQRWVPLHDHADIGSAISHLKQRGFRLFGTNLSVDARDYRDCDFTGPCAFVLGAEKWGLTEEATALMDQAVYIPMRGMVQSLNVSVATATLLFEALRQRQVAGLAPQNGEGIPAGDYDTLLFEWCYPEVAIWCREQGRPYPALGDEGEILEELPRTTKLRC, encoded by the coding sequence ATGCCTCTGCTTCCCCGACGCTTTGAGCGGTTGCGCTCCGTGCTCAATCAACGGATGGCCGACCTCACTGTGCTGGTGGAACACGTGGAGAAGCCCCACAACCTTTCTGCGATCTTGCGCAGCTGTGATGCGGTCGGCGTTTTAGAAGCGCACGCCGTCAGCTTTAGTGGTCGCCCGCGCACGTTCAACAGCACCGCCCAGGGAAGCCAGCGCTGGGTGCCGCTGCATGACCATGCCGACATCGGCAGCGCCATCAGCCACCTCAAACAGCGAGGCTTTCGGTTATTCGGGACCAACCTGAGCGTGGATGCCCGCGACTATCGCGACTGCGATTTCACCGGCCCCTGCGCCTTCGTGCTCGGTGCCGAGAAATGGGGTCTGACCGAGGAGGCCACCGCTCTGATGGACCAGGCGGTGTACATCCCGATGCGTGGCATGGTGCAGTCGCTGAACGTCTCCGTGGCCACAGCCACCCTGCTGTTCGAAGCGCTGCGACAACGACAGGTGGCGGGTCTGGCCCCGCAGAACGGAGAAGGCATCCCCGCTGGTGATTACGACACGCTGCTGTTCGAATGGTGTTATCCCGAGGTGGCCATCTGGTGCCGCGAGCAGGGTCGCCCCTACCCCGCGTTGGGGGATGAGGGCGAGATTCTTGAAGAGCTGCCTCGCACCACCAAATTGCGCTGCTAA
- a CDS encoding MGMT family protein — protein MAADVPARPSTFDSRVLAAVALIPPGRLATYGQVADWIGAYGCARQVGWALRRLSLPSSIPWQRVVNAQGRISMSLSREGSDWMQRDLLLAEGIPVDEDGRLPLKQCLWAPDPDQIAEALGLEVVPSPTRE, from the coding sequence ATGGCGGCTGACGTCCCCGCTCGGCCGTCGACTTTTGATAGCCGCGTGCTGGCAGCTGTGGCACTGATCCCTCCTGGTCGATTGGCGACCTATGGACAAGTGGCTGACTGGATTGGCGCCTACGGCTGTGCGCGGCAGGTGGGCTGGGCCTTGCGTCGGCTCAGCTTGCCTTCTTCGATTCCCTGGCAGCGTGTGGTGAATGCCCAAGGGCGCATCTCCATGAGTCTGAGCCGGGAAGGATCAGACTGGATGCAGCGTGATTTGTTGTTGGCCGAAGGAATTCCTGTGGATGAGGACGGCCGTTTGCCCCTGAAGCAGTGTCTGTGGGCCCCAGACCCCGATCAAATTGCCGAGGCGCTAGGTCTGGAGGTTGTGCCGTCTCCGACGCGTGAGTGA